In Pedobacter heparinus DSM 2366, the following are encoded in one genomic region:
- a CDS encoding complex I subunit 4 family protein, producing MEQLLLLLLFLPLVGALVTAFSGNAAKHVALVSAIASLALALVMVCNFIPDASTQFMVNCPWIKDLGISFHAGVDGISMITILLTNVLVPLIILSAYQHQYKSANAFFALILFMQSGLLVVFTAMDAFLFYIGWEAALIPIYFICAIWGGKDRIRVNMKFFVYTIAGSLFMLLGIIYLYLQNPANNFDIQAFYSLNLDSTQQAWIFWAFFVAFAIKMPIFPFHTWQPDTYTEAPAAGTMLLSGIMLKMGIYGVIRWLLPVVPAGVQEWGQLAIILSVIGVVYASLIAFTQKDAKRLVAYSSIGHVGLISAGIFALNVQGMQGAMIQMLSHGINVIGLFFVLDIIASRVHTYKIAELGGIAKQAPKLAIVFLIIVLGTVALPGTNGFIGEFLLLIGIYQYNLWAAVFAGLTIIFGAVYMFRMYQNIMLGKTNELTIGFTDIKGSEQVVLYIICALVIVLGVYPKPILQLSEASVQHLIEQVTQKLTSVN from the coding sequence ATGGAACAACTTTTACTACTTCTTCTATTTTTACCATTGGTTGGCGCCTTGGTTACCGCATTTTCCGGAAATGCAGCAAAGCATGTTGCATTGGTTTCGGCAATCGCTTCTCTGGCCCTGGCCCTGGTTATGGTATGTAATTTTATACCAGATGCCAGTACGCAGTTTATGGTAAATTGTCCATGGATAAAAGACCTGGGTATCAGTTTTCATGCAGGTGTGGATGGGATCAGCATGATCACTATCCTGCTGACCAATGTACTGGTTCCATTGATCATCCTTTCGGCGTACCAGCACCAGTATAAAAGTGCAAATGCCTTTTTTGCACTGATCCTGTTTATGCAGAGCGGATTGCTGGTGGTGTTCACGGCCATGGATGCATTTCTTTTCTATATCGGATGGGAAGCAGCTTTGATCCCTATTTACTTTATATGTGCCATATGGGGTGGCAAGGACCGTATCCGGGTAAACATGAAATTCTTTGTGTATACCATTGCAGGTTCTTTGTTTATGCTGCTGGGTATCATTTACCTTTATTTACAGAACCCTGCCAATAATTTTGACATACAGGCATTTTATAGCCTGAATTTAGATTCGACCCAGCAGGCCTGGATATTCTGGGCGTTCTTTGTGGCCTTTGCCATTAAAATGCCAATATTTCCTTTCCATACCTGGCAGCCGGATACCTATACAGAAGCACCTGCTGCCGGAACCATGTTACTTTCGGGTATCATGCTAAAAATGGGTATTTATGGGGTGATCAGGTGGTTGTTGCCTGTTGTGCCTGCGGGTGTGCAGGAATGGGGGCAGCTGGCCATCATCCTGTCTGTCATTGGTGTGGTATACGCTTCACTGATTGCTTTTACCCAGAAGGATGCCAAACGTCTGGTGGCTTATTCCTCTATCGGACACGTAGGCCTGATCTCGGCAGGTATTTTTGCGTTAAATGTGCAGGGAATGCAGGGTGCAATGATCCAGATGCTAAGCCATGGTATTAACGTGATCGGTCTTTTCTTTGTACTGGATATTATTGCAAGCCGCGTGCATACCTATAAAATTGCGGAACTTGGCGGGATTGCCAAACAAGCCCCTAAACTGGCTATTGTATTCCTGATCATTGTTTTGGGAACTGTTGCTTTGCCGGGTACAAACGGTTTTATAGGCGAGTTCCTCCTGCTGATCGGTATTTATCAGTATAACCTTTGGGCGGCCGTATTTGCAGGATTGACCATCATTTTCGGTGCAGTATATATGTTCAGGATGTACCAGAACATCATGCTGGGCAAGACCAATGAACTGACCATTGGCTTTACCGACATAAAAGGATCGGAGCAGGTTGTATTGTACATCATTTGTGCACTTGTTATTGTTTTGGGCGTATATCCTAAACCAATTTTGCAACTGTCAGAAGCATCAGTACAACATTTAATAGAACAGGTAACTCAAAAATTAACATCGGTAAACTAA
- the nuoL gene encoding NADH-quinone oxidoreductase subunit L: MINLVWLVPLIPLLGFVINGLGRNSLSKSLIGFIGSSVIFISFAISLGIFFELGADANKSHEIFLFNWISAGTLEIPLSFLVDPLSSLMLLIITGVGFLIHIYSIGYMHSDEGFGKFFSYLNLFIFFMLLLVLGSNYIVMFIGWEGVGLCSYLLIGFWYTNSSYASAAKKAFVMNRIGDLGFLLGVFLIFTTFGSVEFGKIWPQAANMLPGNGTIALIALLLFIGACGKSAQLPLFTWLPDAMAGPTPVSALIHAATMVTAGIYMIARSNLLFDLAPMIQHVIAIVGLATAIVAAIIALTQTDIKKVLAYSTVSQLGYMFLGLGVGAYNGAFFHVITHAFFKALLFLCAGSVIHALHHEQDMRHMGGLRKKLPVTFITMLIGTIAIAGLPPFSGFFSKDEILAHVYLHDKVMWGIAVFGAFLTAFYMFRMLFLTFYGKYRGTHHAEENIHESPKSMTVPLIVLAVLSAFGGIIGIPEALGGNHWLSHWLSPVIKHVAEAPDHATEYMLMAVSVVGVLVSIGVAYGKYVKQNHIPVPDEAKRPALASLSYHKFYFDEIYDALIRKPLDAISGFLYKIVDNKIVDGIVNGLGWTAAEGSKGLRLLQSGNVGFYIFMMVVGIISLLLYTYLSL, translated from the coding sequence ATGATAAATTTAGTTTGGCTGGTTCCGTTGATCCCTCTGTTAGGCTTTGTAATTAATGGCCTTGGCAGAAATTCATTATCCAAAAGCCTGATCGGTTTTATAGGGAGCAGTGTCATATTCATTTCATTTGCCATTAGCTTGGGGATATTTTTTGAGCTGGGTGCTGATGCGAACAAATCGCACGAAATATTTCTTTTTAACTGGATCAGTGCCGGAACACTCGAGATTCCCTTGTCCTTCCTGGTAGATCCATTGAGTTCTTTAATGCTGCTGATCATTACCGGTGTAGGTTTTCTGATCCACATTTATTCTATTGGCTATATGCATAGCGATGAGGGTTTTGGTAAGTTTTTCAGTTACCTGAACCTGTTCATTTTCTTTATGTTGCTGCTGGTTTTAGGCTCCAACTATATTGTGATGTTTATTGGCTGGGAGGGTGTAGGACTTTGTTCTTATCTGCTGATCGGCTTTTGGTACACCAACAGCAGTTATGCTTCGGCCGCCAAAAAAGCATTTGTAATGAACCGTATTGGCGACCTTGGCTTTTTACTCGGTGTATTTCTGATCTTTACTACTTTTGGAAGTGTAGAGTTTGGTAAAATCTGGCCTCAGGCTGCCAATATGCTGCCAGGTAATGGTACCATTGCTTTAATTGCCTTATTGCTGTTTATCGGTGCCTGCGGTAAATCTGCCCAGCTGCCTTTATTTACCTGGCTGCCGGACGCGATGGCGGGTCCAACTCCGGTTTCTGCCCTGATCCACGCAGCCACGATGGTTACTGCTGGTATTTATATGATCGCCAGATCGAACCTGCTGTTTGACCTGGCCCCGATGATCCAGCATGTCATTGCCATTGTTGGCCTGGCTACGGCCATTGTTGCGGCCATTATTGCACTTACACAAACAGATATTAAAAAGGTCCTGGCCTATTCAACCGTATCCCAATTGGGCTATATGTTCTTAGGTTTGGGGGTTGGTGCGTATAATGGTGCGTTCTTCCATGTCATAACGCATGCTTTCTTTAAAGCATTATTGTTCTTATGTGCAGGTTCGGTGATCCATGCCTTGCACCACGAACAGGATATGCGCCATATGGGTGGCCTGCGTAAAAAATTACCGGTTACTTTTATCACCATGCTGATCGGTACCATTGCCATTGCTGGTTTACCTCCATTCTCGGGCTTCTTTTCTAAAGATGAAATTTTAGCCCATGTTTATCTGCATGATAAAGTGATGTGGGGAATTGCCGTATTTGGGGCTTTCTTAACTGCATTTTATATGTTCAGGATGTTGTTCCTTACTTTTTACGGAAAGTACCGCGGTACACACCATGCAGAAGAGAATATTCATGAATCACCAAAATCCATGACTGTTCCTTTAATTGTCCTGGCTGTTTTATCTGCCTTTGGCGGAATAATAGGCATCCCTGAGGCATTGGGTGGTAACCACTGGTTGTCACACTGGCTGTCACCAGTGATTAAACATGTTGCTGAAGCCCCGGATCATGCTACAGAATACATGCTGATGGCAGTTTCTGTAGTTGGTGTGCTGGTCTCTATCGGAGTAGCGTATGGTAAATACGTGAAACAAAACCACATCCCTGTACCCGATGAAGCCAAACGCCCGGCATTGGCCAGTCTGTCTTACCACAAGTTTTATTTTGATGAAATATATGATGCGTTGATCAGAAAGCCTTTGGATGCAATCTCCGGGTTTTTATATAAAATTGTGGACAATAAGATTGTAGATGGCATTGTAAACGGTTTGGGCTGGACAGCTGCTGAGGGGAGTAAAGGCTTGCGCCTGCTCCAGTCCGGAAACGTAGGCTTTTATATTTTTATGATGGTGGTAGGCATCATCTCGTTGTTATTGTATACTTATTTATCTCTATAA
- the nuoK gene encoding NADH-quinone oxidoreductase subunit NuoK: MGNITQELQGVPLNHYIWLSAIIFTIGVIGVLTRRNAIVIFMSVELMLNAVNLLLTAFSVHNNDPSGQVFVFFIMALAAAEVAVGLSIIVMVYRNTQSTDINVLNRLKW; encoded by the coding sequence ATGGGGAACATTACTCAGGAATTACAAGGGGTTCCGCTTAACCATTACATCTGGCTAAGTGCTATTATTTTCACCATTGGTGTGATCGGTGTTTTAACACGCAGAAATGCAATTGTGATCTTCATGTCTGTAGAGCTGATGCTGAATGCGGTGAATTTATTGTTAACCGCTTTTTCGGTACATAACAATGATCCTTCGGGACAGGTATTTGTATTTTTCATTATGGCCCTGGCCGCCGCAGAAGTTGCAGTAGGCCTGAGTATCATTGTAATGGTTTACAGAAATACACAATCTACAGATATAAATGTGTTGAATCGCCTTAAGTGGTAA
- a CDS encoding NADH-quinone oxidoreductase subunit J has translation MGTSVFYFVAALSVIFSLLVIFSKNPVHSVLYLIVTFFTFTVHYVLLNAQFLAVVNFIVYMGAIMVLFLFVLMLLNLNKDNEPLKSGLVKVVGVIAGCCLLVTLAGALKATALSDPVVLRNPNLGLVKSLGKELFGPFMLPFELCSILLLSAMVGAILLTKKEKV, from the coding sequence ATGGGTACATCGGTATTCTATTTTGTAGCAGCATTAAGTGTCATATTTTCCTTACTGGTCATCTTTTCAAAGAACCCAGTGCACAGCGTGCTGTACCTGATCGTTACATTCTTCACTTTTACGGTCCATTATGTCCTGCTGAATGCACAATTTCTGGCCGTTGTGAACTTTATCGTTTACATGGGGGCCATTATGGTGCTGTTCCTCTTTGTGCTGATGTTGCTCAACCTGAACAAAGATAATGAGCCGCTCAAATCGGGCCTGGTAAAGGTGGTTGGTGTAATTGCCGGATGTTGTTTGCTGGTTACGCTGGCAGGTGCATTGAAAGCTACGGCCCTTTCAGATCCTGTGGTATTGAGAAACCCTAATCTGGGACTGGTAAAAAGCCTGGGAAAAGAGTTGTTTGGTCCGTTTATGCTGCCATTTGAGCTTTGCTCTATTTTGCTGCTTTCGGCAATGGTGGGTGCTATATTGTTAACTAAAAAAGAAAAAGTATAA
- a CDS encoding NuoI/complex I 23 kDa subunit family protein, giving the protein MEPLTSKKKVLEKKPLTLAERLYLPAIAKGMAITISHFFKKEATIRYPEVEREFSTNFRGMHSLKRDEEGRERCTACGLCALSCPAEAITMIAAERKPEEKELYREEKYASVYEINMLRCIFCGLCEEACPKEAIYLDGPIVPADYLRKDFIYGKDKLVEAPLDK; this is encoded by the coding sequence ATGGAACCATTGACCAGTAAAAAGAAAGTATTAGAAAAAAAGCCCTTAACGCTTGCCGAGCGACTTTACCTGCCGGCAATTGCTAAAGGTATGGCGATCACCATCAGTCACTTTTTTAAAAAGGAGGCCACCATCCGTTATCCGGAAGTGGAAAGGGAATTCTCTACCAATTTCAGGGGGATGCACTCTTTAAAAAGGGATGAGGAAGGAAGGGAGCGTTGTACAGCTTGCGGACTTTGTGCGCTTTCCTGCCCTGCAGAAGCAATTACGATGATTGCTGCTGAGCGTAAACCCGAAGAAAAGGAGCTGTACCGCGAAGAGAAATACGCTTCGGTATATGAGATCAACATGCTGCGCTGCATATTCTGCGGTTTATGTGAAGAGGCTTGTCCGAAAGAAGCGATTTACCTGGATGGCCCCATAGTGCCGGCCGATTATTTGCGCAAAGACTTTATTTACGGTAAAGACAAGCTGGTAGAGGCGCCATTAGATAAATAG
- the nuoH gene encoding NADH-quinone oxidoreductase subunit NuoH, with protein sequence MDIAFVIEKFVLVAIIFGISLLIAMYSTYAERKVAAFLQDRLGPDRAGPAGMFQPLADGLKMFMKEEIIPSNASKWLFMVGPGLAMLTACIGTAVIPWGSPVTIDDRVVPLQVTDINVGLLYIFGVVSLGVYGVMIGGWASNNKYSLLSAIRAASQNISYEIAMGLSIIALLLVTNTLSLKEIVEQQHGWHWNVLYQPLGFILFMVCSFAETNRAPFDLPECETELIGGYHTEYSSMKLGFYLFAEYINMFVSAAVMATLYFGGYNYPGMDWMATLLGPTWAPLFGTLVFFVKIFVFIFFFMWVRWTIPRFRYDQLMHLGWKGLIPLAIANIVITGIVIAIIEKF encoded by the coding sequence ATGGATATAGCTTTTGTAATCGAAAAATTTGTACTTGTAGCTATCATTTTTGGTATCAGTTTGCTGATTGCCATGTATTCTACGTATGCAGAAAGAAAAGTGGCAGCCTTTTTACAGGACAGACTTGGACCAGACAGAGCCGGTCCTGCAGGAATGTTCCAGCCTTTGGCCGATGGTTTAAAGATGTTTATGAAGGAAGAAATCATTCCTTCAAATGCGAGCAAATGGTTGTTCATGGTTGGGCCTGGCCTGGCGATGCTTACTGCTTGCATTGGTACTGCCGTGATCCCATGGGGAAGTCCGGTTACCATTGACGACAGGGTGGTCCCTTTACAGGTAACCGATATCAATGTGGGCCTGCTGTATATCTTTGGTGTAGTTTCACTGGGGGTATATGGGGTTATGATTGGTGGCTGGGCTTCAAACAACAAATATTCTTTGCTGAGTGCCATCAGGGCCGCTTCGCAGAACATCAGTTATGAAATTGCCATGGGCTTGTCTATCATAGCCCTGTTATTGGTAACCAATACGCTGAGCTTAAAAGAAATTGTGGAGCAGCAGCATGGCTGGCACTGGAATGTACTGTATCAGCCACTGGGCTTTATCCTGTTTATGGTGTGTTCATTTGCTGAGACCAACAGGGCACCTTTCGATTTGCCTGAATGTGAAACGGAACTGATCGGGGGCTACCATACTGAATATTCTTCCATGAAACTGGGTTTCTATCTGTTTGCAGAGTACATCAATATGTTTGTTTCGGCAGCAGTAATGGCCACCTTATATTTTGGTGGATATAATTATCCCGGAATGGATTGGATGGCCACATTATTGGGGCCAACCTGGGCGCCACTTTTTGGTACCTTGGTGTTCTTCGTTAAAATATTTGTATTTATATTTTTCTTCATGTGGGTACGCTGGACCATTCCGCGTTTCCGCTATGATCAACTGATGCATTTAGGCTGGAAAGGACTGATCCCTCTGGCGATAGCGAACATCGTGATCACAGGTATTGTGATCGCAATAATTGAAAAGTTTTAA
- a CDS encoding 2Fe-2S iron-sulfur cluster-binding protein: MSDKVKVTIDGITVEVAPGTSILNAARQIGGDIVPPAMCYYSKLEGSGGKCRTCIVKVSKGSEKDPRPMPKLVASCRTTVMDGMEVMNITSPEVIEARSGVVEMLLINHPLDCPVCDQAGECDLQNLGYEHGLQKTRYEFERRTFERIDIGDKIQLHMNRCILCYRCVFTADQITNKRVHGILNRGDHSEISTYIQTAVDNDFSGNVIDVCPVGALTDKTFRFKNRVWFTKPIDAHRDCPTCSGKVTLWYKGEDVLRVTARKDIYGEVEEFICNTCRFDKKKTSDWVIEHPTHISDTSVISSNHYETLKPLPVIQNNPQLQAANKVELEKTTKF; encoded by the coding sequence ATGAGTGATAAAGTTAAGGTAACCATAGACGGAATAACAGTAGAAGTAGCGCCAGGTACCTCTATTCTGAATGCTGCCAGGCAGATAGGGGGGGATATTGTACCGCCTGCAATGTGCTATTATTCTAAATTAGAAGGCAGTGGCGGTAAGTGCCGTACCTGTATTGTTAAGGTAAGCAAGGGTTCTGAAAAGGATCCCCGTCCGATGCCCAAACTGGTTGCATCATGCCGTACCACAGTAATGGATGGCATGGAAGTGATGAACATTACTTCGCCTGAAGTAATTGAAGCACGCAGTGGCGTGGTAGAAATGCTGCTGATCAACCATCCGCTGGATTGCCCGGTTTGCGACCAGGCCGGCGAGTGCGACCTTCAGAATTTGGGTTATGAGCATGGTTTACAGAAAACCAGATATGAGTTTGAGCGCCGTACTTTTGAACGTATAGACATTGGCGATAAGATACAGCTGCACATGAACAGGTGCATTTTATGCTACCGTTGTGTGTTTACTGCCGATCAGATCACGAATAAAAGGGTACATGGCATATTGAACAGGGGCGACCATTCGGAGATTTCCACTTATATTCAGACTGCGGTAGACAATGATTTTTCGGGCAACGTAATTGATGTTTGTCCGGTTGGTGCCTTAACAGATAAAACGTTCAGGTTTAAGAACCGGGTATGGTTTACCAAACCTATTGATGCACACAGAGATTGCCCTACCTGTAGTGGTAAGGTGACCTTATGGTATAAAGGAGAGGATGTACTGAGGGTTACTGCAAGAAAAGACATTTACGGTGAGGTGGAGGAATTTATCTGCAATACCTGCAGGTTTGACAAGAAAAAAACGTCTGACTGGGTAATTGAGCATCCGACACACATCAGTGATACTTCTGTGATTTCCTCTAACCACTATGAAACTTTAAAACCCCTGCCGGTCATTCAAAATAACCCGCAATTGCAGGCAGCGAATAAGGTTGAACTAGAAAAAACCACTAAATTCTAA
- the nuoF gene encoding NADH-quinone oxidoreductase subunit NuoF has protein sequence MGRKLLLEHINVPGINTLDVYRQKGGYRAVEKALKTLTPDDVVEEVKKSGLRGRGGAGFPTGMKWSFLAKPDGVPRYLVCNADESEPGTFKDRYLMTHIPHALIEGMIVSSFALGANTSYIYVRGEMMPQIRILEKAIAEAKNAGFLGKNILGSGYDLELYVQPGGGAYICGEETALLESLEGKRGNPRIKPPFPAIAGLYGCPTVVNNVESIAAVVPIVNDGGEEYAKIGIGRSTGTKLISASGNLVRPGVYEIELGLPVEEFIYSDEWCGGIANGKRLKATVAGGSSVPVLPANLTLKLANGEPRLMSYESLSEGGFATGTMMGSGGFIAFDEDQCIVRNTWNFSRFYHHESCGQCSPCREGTGWMEKVLHRLEYGHGKMSDIDLLVDVSKKIEGNTICPLGDAAAWPVASAIRHFRDEFEWHVKEPVKCLDTNYGLANYAEPIARAVTTEN, from the coding sequence ATGGGACGTAAACTATTATTAGAACATATTAACGTACCAGGCATCAATACACTTGATGTTTATCGCCAGAAAGGCGGGTACCGCGCTGTAGAAAAGGCTTTGAAAACGCTTACACCTGATGATGTAGTGGAAGAGGTGAAAAAGTCGGGCTTACGCGGCCGTGGTGGTGCAGGATTCCCTACTGGAATGAAATGGAGTTTTTTGGCTAAACCTGATGGGGTGCCGCGTTACCTGGTCTGCAATGCAGATGAGTCTGAACCGGGTACTTTTAAGGACCGCTACCTGATGACGCATATTCCGCATGCATTGATAGAAGGCATGATCGTTTCCAGTTTTGCGCTGGGCGCAAATACTTCCTACATCTATGTACGGGGAGAGATGATGCCGCAGATCCGTATCCTGGAAAAGGCAATAGCGGAAGCAAAAAACGCAGGTTTCCTGGGTAAAAACATCCTGGGATCGGGTTACGACCTGGAGCTGTATGTGCAACCAGGCGGGGGTGCTTACATCTGTGGCGAAGAAACCGCTTTGCTGGAATCGTTGGAAGGTAAGCGTGGTAATCCAAGGATTAAACCTCCTTTCCCTGCCATTGCCGGCTTGTATGGCTGTCCTACGGTAGTGAACAATGTAGAATCTATTGCTGCCGTTGTACCCATTGTCAATGATGGGGGTGAGGAGTACGCAAAGATCGGTATTGGCCGCAGTACAGGAACCAAACTGATCTCGGCTTCGGGTAATTTGGTGCGGCCGGGGGTTTATGAAATTGAGCTGGGTTTACCGGTTGAAGAATTTATCTATTCAGACGAATGGTGCGGTGGCATTGCCAATGGCAAACGTTTGAAAGCAACTGTTGCCGGTGGATCATCAGTGCCGGTACTGCCTGCTAATCTGACCTTAAAGCTGGCCAACGGTGAGCCGAGGCTAATGAGCTACGAGTCCTTATCGGAAGGCGGTTTTGCTACGGGTACCATGATGGGATCGGGTGGTTTTATTGCTTTTGATGAAGACCAGTGCATCGTTAGGAACACCTGGAACTTCTCGAGGTTTTATCATCATGAGAGTTGCGGACAATGTTCGCCCTGCCGTGAAGGGACAGGCTGGATGGAGAAGGTATTGCACAGGCTGGAATATGGCCATGGCAAAATGAGCGACATTGACCTGCTGGTGGATGTATCTAAAAAGATAGAAGGGAATACGATTTGTCCGCTTGGTGATGCTGCCGCATGGCCGGTTGCAAGTGCGATCAGACATTTCAGGGATGAATTTGAATGGCATGTAAAGGAGCCGGTGAAGTGCCTGGACACCAATTACGGGCTGGCAAATTATGCTGAGCCAATTGCCAGGGCCGTTACGACAGAGAATTAA
- the nuoE gene encoding complex I 24 kDa subunit family protein, which translates to MLKVEEQQPVEFSPALLTKFDEIVKRYPEGKHKSALLPILHEVQAELGWLSAAAMDKVAAYLDIQDIEVYEVASFYSMYFLKPQGKYVLEVCRTGPCCLVGAEKLMGHIENKLGVKENEVTADGLFSWRGVECLAACGYGPVLQIGPEYTFYENLNEQKVDELIEDLRKK; encoded by the coding sequence ATGCTTAAAGTAGAAGAACAACAACCTGTAGAGTTTTCACCGGCTTTGTTAACAAAGTTTGATGAGATCGTTAAAAGATATCCGGAGGGTAAGCATAAATCTGCTTTGCTGCCTATACTGCATGAAGTTCAGGCAGAGCTGGGCTGGTTGAGCGCTGCTGCGATGGATAAAGTGGCTGCTTATCTGGACATTCAGGATATTGAAGTATATGAAGTAGCTTCGTTTTACAGCATGTACTTTTTAAAGCCACAGGGCAAATATGTGCTGGAAGTGTGCAGAACCGGACCTTGTTGTCTGGTTGGTGCCGAAAAGCTGATGGGGCATATTGAAAATAAGCTTGGTGTGAAGGAAAATGAGGTAACTGCGGATGGGCTGTTTAGCTGGAGAGGGGTAGAATGCCTTGCTGCCTGCGGTTATGGTCCGGTTTTACAGATTGGCCCTGAATATACATTTTACGAAAACCTGAACGAGCAAAAGGTTGACGAATTGATAGAAGATTTACGCAAAAAATAA
- a CDS encoding NADH-quinone oxidoreductase subunit D — MNHNQPVYTDNDPQSELVTLNLGPTHPATHGVFQNVLQMDGERIVSGVSTIGYIHRAFEKIAEHRPFYQITPLTDRLNYCSSPINNMGWHMTVEKLLNIQMPKRVDYLRVIIMELARISDHIICNTIIGQDTGATTTFLYLFQFREHIYEIYEEICGARLTTNIGRIGGFERDFNAIAFAKINKFLKEFPVALREFENLLNRNRIFIDRTSGVACVTAEQALDYSWTGPLLRATGVDYDVRVSEPYSSYEDFDFEVPVGTAGDIYDRYLVRNEEMWQSVRLIEQALEKLKKEPAGIFHADVPEFYLPAKEEVYNNMEALIYHFKIVMGEIDAPKAEVYHAVEGGNGELGFYLINDGGRTPYRLHFRRPSFINYQMFAPMSKGMLLSDAIINMSSMNIIAGELDA, encoded by the coding sequence ATGAATCACAATCAACCAGTATATACAGATAATGATCCGCAGAGTGAGTTGGTGACCCTTAACCTGGGCCCTACACACCCGGCAACACATGGTGTTTTTCAGAATGTGTTACAGATGGATGGAGAGCGCATTGTAAGTGGTGTGTCTACCATAGGGTATATTCACCGTGCCTTTGAAAAAATAGCTGAACACAGGCCTTTTTACCAGATCACCCCTCTAACAGACAGGTTAAACTATTGCTCATCGCCCATCAACAATATGGGCTGGCACATGACGGTAGAAAAACTATTGAACATACAGATGCCAAAGCGTGTGGATTACCTGCGGGTAATTATCATGGAGCTGGCGCGTATTTCTGACCACATCATCTGTAACACGATCATTGGGCAGGATACCGGTGCCACTACCACCTTTTTGTACCTGTTTCAGTTCAGAGAGCATATTTATGAGATTTACGAAGAGATCTGTGGGGCCCGTTTAACCACAAATATTGGTCGGATTGGTGGGTTTGAGCGCGATTTTAATGCTATTGCCTTTGCCAAGATCAATAAATTTTTAAAAGAGTTCCCTGTGGCTTTACGCGAATTTGAAAATTTGCTGAACCGCAACAGGATCTTTATAGACCGTACCTCGGGTGTGGCCTGCGTTACAGCAGAGCAGGCTTTGGACTACAGCTGGACTGGTCCTTTACTGCGTGCCACCGGGGTGGATTATGATGTTCGGGTAAGTGAGCCCTATTCTTCTTATGAGGATTTCGATTTTGAAGTTCCAGTAGGTACTGCCGGCGATATTTACGACCGTTACCTGGTGCGTAATGAAGAAATGTGGCAGAGTGTGCGTCTGATTGAACAGGCTTTGGAGAAATTGAAAAAGGAACCAGCTGGTATTTTTCATGCTGATGTTCCGGAATTCTATTTGCCGGCCAAAGAAGAAGTATACAACAATATGGAAGCATTGATCTATCACTTTAAAATTGTGATGGGAGAAATCGATGCCCCTAAGGCAGAAGTTTACCACGCGGTAGAGGGTGGTAACGGTGAGCTTGGCTTTTATCTGATCAACGACGGTGGAAGAACACCTTACCGTTTGCATTTCAGGAGACCTAGTTTTATAAATTATCAAATGTTTGCACCCATGAGTAAAGGTATGTTGTTATCGGATGCCATTATCAACATGAGTAGCATGAATATTATTGCAGGAGAATTAGATGCTTAA
- a CDS encoding NADH-quinone oxidoreductase subunit C, with protein sequence MAELINQAIVEALGAKFGDKVIGVNEPYGLLTFETTKDVIIEVLKFLKDSGENDVTGFNFLTDITAVHYPEKKHGIAVVYHLHNMVKKVRVRIKVFIDEHNPVIPTATSIWNGANWMERETYDLFGVKFEGHPDLRRILNMDELGVHPMLKQYPLEDPNRVDKKDEYFGR encoded by the coding sequence ATGGCAGAATTGATTAATCAAGCGATAGTTGAAGCACTAGGCGCAAAGTTTGGTGATAAGGTTATTGGGGTAAACGAGCCTTATGGCCTGCTTACTTTTGAGACGACTAAAGACGTGATCATCGAGGTTTTAAAATTCCTTAAAGATAGCGGTGAAAATGATGTCACCGGTTTTAATTTCTTAACTGACATTACCGCCGTACATTATCCTGAAAAAAAACATGGTATTGCTGTTGTCTATCACCTGCACAACATGGTTAAAAAGGTCAGGGTTAGGATTAAGGTGTTTATTGATGAGCACAATCCTGTTATTCCTACGGCTACTTCCATCTGGAATGGTGCCAACTGGATGGAACGCGAAACTTATGACCTGTTCGGTGTGAAATTTGAAGGGCATCCTGATCTGAGAAGAATATTAAACATGGACGAGCTGGGTGTACACCCGATGCTGAAACAATATCCTTTAGAGGATCCGAACAGAGTAGATAAAAAAGACGAATACTTTGGTAGATAA